The nucleotide sequence CATGCGCGCCATCCAATCAGATGATGCGGGTGGTTCGGACGGCGAACCATCAGTCGGCTCACGGCTGCGTGCAAGGTCACGCGAACAGCTGCTGCTCGACCTCGTCGTCGAAGACGCCGAGGAGCAGCCAGTCGCCGGTCGCCCGGTCGAGCGCGAGGTCGAACGTGCCGTCGACCCGGTGCGCGCCGTCGGTGAGCGGCAGGGCGTCGACCCGCCACACGGGCAGCTCGAGCAGCGTCGTGCCCTCACCCCGTGGAGCCCTCGTCGCCGAACGCCACCACTCGCGCCGTGTCACCCACACCTCGGGCGGAGAGACGACGCCGTACACCACTCGCCGCCAGGTGAACCGCAGCGGCGACCCCGCCTCGGTCGTCTCGACCGGCACCCTCTCGTCGATCCTCATCAGTGCTCCCGCCTCGTGTGTCAAGCATATTCGAACGTGTGTTCGAATGCTACGGGCGGCCACCGACATCGCGCGGGGGTGGGGCGACGCGGCGCCGGCACGTGCGCGAGATCCTGCGGGGGACTCTCGCTCCCTGCCTGAGCGCTCCCTTCCTCGGCTCCTGCGCCCTCGGCACCATGGAGGACATGAAGACGACAGAGCACACCATCCTCATCACCGGCGGAACCTCGGGCCTCGGGCTCGGCCTGGCCCAGCGGCTGCAGGCCGAGGGCAACAGCGTCATCGTCGCGGGTCGCCGCCGCGAGCTGCTCGCGCAGATCGAGCGCGACAATCCGGGCATCACGGGCGTCGAGCTCGACGTGTCCGACCCCGAGTCGATCGAGCGGGTCTCGCGCGAGCTGATCGCCACGCGCCCCGAGCTCGACGTCGTGATCACGATGGCCGGGATCATGGAGCCGGAAGACCTCCACACGCCGGCCTTCCTCGAGACCGCCGAGCGCATCGTGACGACGAACCTGCTGGGCACGATCCGCACGGTGGCGGCGTTCACCGAGCACCTGCAGTCGAAGCCCGACGCGGCCGTCATGACCGTGTCGTCGGGCCTCGCGTTCGTGCCGCTCGCGCAGACGCCGACCTACAGCGCCACCAAGGCCGCCGTGCACTCGTTCACCGAGATCCTGCGCGTGCAGCTGGCCGACACCTCGGTCGAGGTGCTCGAGCTGGTGCCGCCGGCGGTCGCCACGACGCTGATGGGCCAGGACGAGGACACGACCGGCCGCGCCATGCCGGTCGACGAGTACCTCGACGAGGTCATGCAGCTCCTGCGAGACGGTGCAGCCCGGGGCGAGCGCGGGGGAGAGGTGCTCGTCGAGCGCGTCAAGTTCCTGCGCAACGCCGCCGTCGAGGGCCGCTACGACCAGGTGCTCGGCATGCTCGCCGCGTCGCACTGACGCTTCCTCCACAGCACCTGACGGCTCCTCCACAGGCGCCCGGGGCCGCCGACCTCTCCACGGTCGGCGGCCCTTCGCCATGTGGGTCGGCTCGGGTCTGCCAGGGTCGCAGGATGTGTGAGCCCGCCCTCGAACCGCACCCGTCCCTCCTCGTCCGCGCGTCCCTCGACGACACGGCCGTGCGACGAGCGTGCCTTCGCGGCGACCTGGTCCGTCTGACCGCCGGGCGGTACGTTCGCCGCGAGCACTGGGACCCGCTCGACGAACCCGCCCGCCACGTCATGCAGTGCCTCGCCGCGGTCTCGCGCCTCGACAAGAGGGTCGTCGTCTCTCATGCGTCCGCGGCGGCATTCTGGGGGCTGCCGCGGCTCGGGCCGTGGCCTGGGCGCGCGCACGTCATCGATCCGACCTCCTCCCGTGCGACGACCCGCGCCTGCGCGACGATCCACGCCGCACCTCTCGACGACACCGAGATCGTCGAACGCCACGGCTCGCTCGTGACCTCCGCCGCCCGGACCGCCGTCGACATCGCCGTGACCGCGCCGTTCCGACAGGCCGTCACGTGTCTCGACGACGGGCTCCGTACCGGACTCTTCACGGACGACGATCTGCGGACCTCGCTCGATCGCCGACCCACAGGCCACGGTCGTCGGCGCGCTGCCGCGGCGATCCTGTTCGCCGACCGTCGCGCCAACCGCTCGGGCGAGTCACTGAGCCGCGTCGTCATGCACGAGTCGGGCATCGCCACACCGGAACTGCAGCACCACTTCGACGGCCCGGACGGGCTCACCGCCGACGTCGACTTCTTCTGGCCCGAGCAGGGCATCGTGGGGGAGTTCGATGGCGAGACGAAGTACCGCGACAGCGAACGCTGGTCGGGCCTGTCGCCGGAGGAGGTCGTGATCCGCGAGAAGTACCGCGAGGACTGGATCCGCGCGCTGCCCCAGGTCCAGGGCTTCGTCCGCTGGACGTGGCGCGACGCGTATGCGCGAGGCAGCCTCGCGCGGCTGCTGGCCGACTCCGGCGTGCCGATCGACCTCCGTGGGGGCGGCAGGCGGCGGGTCTGACGTTGGGCGTGATGCGGCGCGTTCGATGTGCAGCGGCGCGTTTCGTGCCGTGCGGCGGTTCGCGACGGAGACGTGAGCGTGATGCGGCGCGTTTCACGCGCGGCGGCGCGACGCGTCACGCCGCATCGCGTGAAACGCGCCGCATCGTGTGGCGGCCGCGCCACGCACGCGGCGGGCGGCAGGCGCGCTACAGGCGCGGCATCGCCGCGGCCATGTCGCGCGCGAGCGAGGGGGCGACGCCGGCGTCGGACGCGAATCCGCGCCACCCGGCGACGGCCGAGCGCACCTCGTCCACGACGGCGCGGGCCCGGGGCACGAGGTGGCGATCGGCCACGGCCTCGATGTCGCCGAGGGTGATGTCGCGGAAGCGGCCGTTCACGCTCATGAGGTGCTGGTACGTCCAGGCGCCGCCGGGGTTGTAGGCGAAGGTGACGTCGTAGGCGGGGGCGAGTCGCCAGGCTCCTGCGCCCTCGTCCGAGGCCGACACCGCGCCGGGCCCGCCGGGCGCGCCGGGCCCGTCGAGCAGGAACGAGAAGTTCTTGGTGTGGTCGTCGCAGTTGGCGGCGAGCACGTTGAATACCATGCGGCGGAACGCCTGCTCTCGGGCCGAAGCGCCGAGCCCGAGCGACGCGATCGCCTGGAAGTACTGCGAGTAGTCGTGAGTCTGCCGCTGCCGGAAGTCGAGGTGCGTGAGCCCGCAGAGCGTCAAGGCGTGCACCTTGGAGCCGCCCTCGCCGCGGTCGTACCGCCGGGTCATGAAGTGGGCCCGGCCGTTCTCCTCCAGGAGTCGCGTCTCGGTCATCTCGAGCCCCGCTGCCCGCGCCATCTGCGCGTACGCGTACTCGACCCGGCCGTAGTCGCCGCCCGACCCCAGCTCGGCGTCGCGGCCGACGCCGTCGAGCTTGATGAGCCAGAACTCGAACCCGGGATCGGCGGGCAGCTGCCCCGAGCGGATCTCGCCCGAGTCGGGGTTCCACGCGATGACGGCCTTCGCCCGCGCACCGCCGGCGGAGGTGCCCACCTGGATCAGGCTGTGGATCGCCGCCTCGGTCTCGCGGTCGCCCGCGAAGCGCTCGTCCAGCACGCTGCGAGCGCCCTCGACCAGGGCGCTCATCTCGACGGCGCTCGCGACCCTCTGACGGGGCCCGCGCGACGGGCGGAACTCGAGGGCGCCCATCGCCCGGTTCGACATGTAGGCCAGTCGGTCGAGCGGGGTGACGTCGCCCTGCCGGATGCCCTGGCGCGCGAGCCAGGCGTCGATGATCGCGTTGCCGAAGTCGTCGGGCAGGGCGTCGGCCAGAAGCGCCGGCAGTCGATGGAAGGTGGCCTCGGGCAGCGACGGGAACACGTGACGTCGCCGGCTAATCGGCATGTGAAGCGGTGCGAGCTCGATGCCGCGGGCGACCCAGTCGGGGTAGTACTCGAAGACGTAGGAGCCGAGGCCCGGGTCGGGCGCGACGGCCCCGACCCGCAGGCCCCACGCGGTGACCTCGACCGCGGCCACGGGCGTGTACGGCATCAGGCGCCGCCGCGCGGACGGTACACGCGCTGTCGGGGCCCGGCGGACTGGCCGCGCAGGACGTCGATCGGGCTCACCGTGGGCTCGGGCGACAGGGTGTCGAGCCACGCCTCGGCGTGCAGGGCGCGGAGCACGCGGATGACCGTGCGGAGCGTCGAGCCGCGGCCGTTCTCGAGGTTCTTGATCGACGACAGGCCGACGTCGGCGAGCTCGGCGAGTGCACGTTGGTCGTACCCGGCATCGAGGCGCAGGGCGCGGATCTGCGCGCCGAGGCGTGCCTCGAGGTCGTCGGTGCCGGAGTCGTCCGTCATGACCTGATAGTGATCCACAAAAGTCATAAAAACAACTATAACGGCTTATTCAGTCTCTAATAGATGTTTTTACAACTATTCTGGAATGATTCAGAGTCCGGACTCTTCGGCGAGACCCTTTTCGACGAGCTGATCCCAGAGGCCTGCCCCGTCGGGCGCGTACAACCACGGCACATTGGTGGTGCGCTCGTTCTCCTCGCCCCGCGAGCGTCCGCCCGCGAACACGGCCTCGCTCGTCGACAGCTGCCGGATGGCCACGGCCTCGACGTTCTCCGGGTGGTCGCGCAGGAATCCGCCGTAGAGCTCTTCGTCGTGCTGACCGTCGTCGCCGACCAGCAGCCACTTCATGCCGGGGAACTCGGCGGCGAGGCGGCGCAGGGACTGCTCTTTGTGCAGCCGCCCGCTGCGGAACCAGCGGTCGTGGGTCGGCCCCCAGTCGGTGAGCAGCAGCGGGCCCTGCGGGTAGAAGTTGCGGTTGAGGAAGCGCGACAGCGTCGGCGCGACGTTCCACGCGCCGGTCGACAGGTAGATCACCGGGCACCCGGCGTGCGTCGCGCGGAGGCGCTCGTAGAGGACGGCCATGCCGGGCACGGGCCGTCGCGCGTGCTCGTCGAGCACGAAGGTGTTCCAGGCCGCGAGGAGGGGACGCGGCAGCGCGGTCACCATGACGGTGTCGTCGATGTCGGAGATGATGCCGAAGCGCACGTCGGGGTCGATGACGAAGACCGGGGCCTCGACGTCGAGCGAGCCCTCCGTGCGCAGCGTGACGGAGTGCCAGCCAGGCTGGAGGTCCACTTCCACTCGGGCGTCCACCACGCCGCCCCGGTCGGCGGTGACGTGGTGGGTCACGCCGTCGATCACGGCCTCGACGACCACGGCGTCGATCGGCACGCTCGTGAAGCTGCGCCAGCCGCGCACGTGCGTGTGGCCGTTCGAGCGCCGCTCGCCCTCTTTCGTGAGGAGCACGCGGCACAGGATCCGAATCCAGCCCGGCCCCCCGTAGCCCGAATACGGCACGATCGTCGGGATCAGCCCCCGTCGCCGGGCGTTCCGCTCGCGGAAGGCGTGAACGGCGTCCTCCATGCGGGCCGCACGGTGGAGCATGGGCTCGACACCGCCGGCGATCGCACCGTTCGGCCCTGAGGTCTTGCGGGAACCCAGCATTCGATCATTGTGGCATGCCGACGGCGGCCACCGGTCGGAAGCCGGCGCGCTCGGCGTGCTGCAGCGACTCGCCGGAGACGCCCTCGAGGAGGTCGTCGTCTCCCTCGGCCTCCGGGTCCAGCCAGTCCTCCATCAGCTCGGCGCCGACCAGCACCGGCATGCGCTCGTGGAGCTCGGCGAGCGGCCCTGCGGACTCGCGGGTGAGGATCGTGGTCGAGAGCAGCCAGCGGGCCGGATCGTCGGGCGCCACGTGCGGGTTCCGCCACCACTCGTACAGGGCGGCGAAGAGCATGATCTCGTCGTCGGGCAGGGTCACGAGGTGCGGGGTCTTGCCGCCGTCTGCTCCTGCGGCCCACTCGTAGTAGCCGGAGGCGGGCACGATGGCGCGGCGCGAGACCACGGCGTCGTGAAATGTCGGCTTGCTCGCGGCGGTCTCGATGCGCGCGTTGAACAGCGGCGGCTGCGCCCTCGGGTCGGTCGCGGTGGACGGCACGAGCCCCCAGCGGGCCGACGCGAGGCGGCGGACCGGGGGACCACCGGCGTCCGCGCCGCGCGGCGCGGCATCGACGATGAGACTCACCGGGTCGGTCGGAGCGATATTCCAGGAAGGCTCTGGAAGAGTGTCTCCCGTCACATCCACGTCGAAGAGGGCCACCAGGTCGCTCGAGGCGCGCGACATCACGAATCTTCCGCACATGACCATCAGTCTTCCAGCGGGGGCCGACACCGTGTCGCAACTCGCACAAGGAGAACCGATGCTCGTCACCGAGGTCAACGAATCACTTCCCGGGGGCTCTTCTCTGCTGAGGAACGAGCCCGTCCAGGCTCGCAGCAACGCCCGCCTCACCGGCCTGCTCGACGCGGCCGCCGCCATCATCGACGAGATCGGCTTCGAGCGACTCACCACCGCGATGGTCGCCGAGCGCGCCGGCGCGTCGATCGGCACCGTCTACCGCTACTTCCCCGACCGCATCGCCGTGGTCGAGGCCCTGTCGATCCGCGGCTCCCAGCGGCTCGTCGACCGCATCGCGGCCACCCTGGCCGAGGCGGCCGAGACCGCCGGGTCGCAGGAGCAGCCGGGTCGCGTCACCGTGCCCGTCGCCGTGCAGCACGTGGTCGACGCCCTGGTCGAGATGTACCGCACCGAGCCCGGGTTCCGCGCCATCCGCTTCACCGACAGCGAGTCGACGACGGCAGGCGACGGCGACGAGCGCCCGACCCTGGCCGCCCAGCTGGCCGAGCTCCTCTGCGCGCGGATCGGCGTCGAGCGCAGCGCCGACGCGGACTTCGCCATCGAGGTGGCCACCGAGACCGCGGGCTCCCTCATCGCGCGGGCCTTTGCGACCGACATCGAGCGCGACGGCCGCTTCGTCGACGAGGCGCGCACCCTCGTCACCGCCTACCTCGAGGGCGCCCTGCCGGCCTGATCCCGGTGCGCTTCGCGGATTCGGACGCGAATGTCGGAGGTTCGCGGAACAATCCCGCGTAGCGGGGACTTCGGTTCTTACGTCTCCGTTACGGCGTGTGGCTGGCTTGGTACCGGTTCTGACGAACTGTGGTTCGCTAGACGCCCCGGCACGTGTCGTCGCGCTCAGAGCGCCCGACACCACACACACGAGGGTTGAGCCATACATGATCGAGTTCCGCTCGGTGACGAAGGAGTACCCCGACGGCACGAGGGCCGTCGAAGACTTCAGTCTCGTGATCCCGTCGATGAAGACCACCGTCTTCGTCGGGTCGTCCGGCTGCGGCAAGACGACGATCCTGCGCATGATCAACCGGATGGTCGACCCGACGTCGGGATCGATCCAGATCGACGGCGCCGACATCGGCGGCATCGAGCCGGTCGGCCTGCGGCGCAGCATCGGCTACGTCATGCAGAACTCCGGCCTCCTGCCGCACCGCAAGGTCGTCGACAACATCGCGACCGTGCCGCTCCTCAAGGGCGTGAAGAAGGCCGAGGCGCGCCAGCAGGCGCTCGAGCTCATGGACACCGTCGGCCTCGACCGCGCGTTCGCCGACCGCTACCCGAGCCAGCTCTCGGGTGGACAGCAGCAGCGCGTCGGCGTCGCCCGTGGCCTCGCCGTGAACCCCAACATCCTCCTCATGGACGAGCCGTTCGGCGCGGTCGACCCGCTCGTGCGGTCCGACCTGCAGGAAGAGCTCATCCGCCTCCAGCGCGACCTCGAGAAGACTGTCGTCTTCGTCACGCACGACATCGACGAGGCGTTCTATCTCGGTCACCAGGTCGTGATCCTGCAGAAGGGCGGCCACATCGCGCAGGTCGGCACGCCCGCCGAGATCCTGGCGAACCCGGCCGACGACTTCGTGGCGACCTTCATCGGCGCCAACAGGGGCAAGCGGGCGCTCCACATCGAGGAGACTCCCACGGGCTCGATCCTCGTCGACGACGACGGTCGCCCGGCCGGCACGCTGACCGGCCCCGTGCCGGTCTCCGGCAGCCGTGACACCTCGGGCGGCCAGCGGTGAACTGGATCCTCGAGAACTCGGGCACTCTCCTCGACGAGACGCTCGTCCACCTCGAGCTGAGCATCCCGCCGGTGATCCTGAGCTTCATCCTCTCGGTGCCCATCGGGTGGGTCGCGAACCGCTTCCGCTGGTCGAGGGCCGTGCTGCTGACCGTGGCGGGGCTCTTCTACGCGATCCCGTCTCTGCCGCTGCTCCTGGTGCTGCCGACCCTCATCGGCACGTCCCTCGCGAGCCCTGTCAACCTCGTCATCGCGCTGACGCTCTACGGCATGGCGCTGATGGTGCGGTCGACCGCCGACGCCCTCGCGGAGGTGGACGCCGACGTACGCCAATCCGCCACGGCGGTCGGG is from Frondihabitans australicus and encodes:
- a CDS encoding TetR/AcrR family transcriptional regulator, with the translated sequence MLVTEVNESLPGGSSLLRNEPVQARSNARLTGLLDAAAAIIDEIGFERLTTAMVAERAGASIGTVYRYFPDRIAVVEALSIRGSQRLVDRIAATLAEAAETAGSQEQPGRVTVPVAVQHVVDALVEMYRTEPGFRAIRFTDSESTTAGDGDERPTLAAQLAELLCARIGVERSADADFAIEVATETAGSLIARAFATDIERDGRFVDEARTLVTAYLEGALPA
- a CDS encoding DUF6504 family protein codes for the protein MRIDERVPVETTEAGSPLRFTWRRVVYGVVSPPEVWVTRREWWRSATRAPRGEGTTLLELPVWRVDALPLTDGAHRVDGTFDLALDRATGDWLLLGVFDDEVEQQLFA
- a CDS encoding SOS response-associated peptidase, translating into MCGRFVMSRASSDLVALFDVDVTGDTLPEPSWNIAPTDPVSLIVDAAPRGADAGGPPVRRLASARWGLVPSTATDPRAQPPLFNARIETAASKPTFHDAVVSRRAIVPASGYYEWAAGADGGKTPHLVTLPDDEIMLFAALYEWWRNPHVAPDDPARWLLSTTILTRESAGPLAELHERMPVLVGAELMEDWLDPEAEGDDDLLEGVSGESLQHAERAGFRPVAAVGMPQ
- a CDS encoding type II toxin-antitoxin system HipA family toxin, encoding MPYTPVAAVEVTAWGLRVGAVAPDPGLGSYVFEYYPDWVARGIELAPLHMPISRRRHVFPSLPEATFHRLPALLADALPDDFGNAIIDAWLARQGIRQGDVTPLDRLAYMSNRAMGALEFRPSRGPRQRVASAVEMSALVEGARSVLDERFAGDRETEAAIHSLIQVGTSAGGARAKAVIAWNPDSGEIRSGQLPADPGFEFWLIKLDGVGRDAELGSGGDYGRVEYAYAQMARAAGLEMTETRLLEENGRAHFMTRRYDRGEGGSKVHALTLCGLTHLDFRQRQTHDYSQYFQAIASLGLGASAREQAFRRMVFNVLAANCDDHTKNFSFLLDGPGAPGGPGAVSASDEGAGAWRLAPAYDVTFAYNPGGAWTYQHLMSVNGRFRDITLGDIEAVADRHLVPRARAVVDEVRSAVAGWRGFASDAGVAPSLARDMAAAMPRL
- a CDS encoding ABC transporter ATP-binding protein; this translates as MIEFRSVTKEYPDGTRAVEDFSLVIPSMKTTVFVGSSGCGKTTILRMINRMVDPTSGSIQIDGADIGGIEPVGLRRSIGYVMQNSGLLPHRKVVDNIATVPLLKGVKKAEARQQALELMDTVGLDRAFADRYPSQLSGGQQQRVGVARGLAVNPNILLMDEPFGAVDPLVRSDLQEELIRLQRDLEKTVVFVTHDIDEAFYLGHQVVILQKGGHIAQVGTPAEILANPADDFVATFIGANRGKRALHIEETPTGSILVDDDGRPAGTLTGPVPVSGSRDTSGGQR
- a CDS encoding helix-turn-helix domain-containing protein encodes the protein MTDDSGTDDLEARLGAQIRALRLDAGYDQRALAELADVGLSSIKNLENGRGSTLRTVIRVLRALHAEAWLDTLSPEPTVSPIDVLRGQSAGPRQRVYRPRGGA
- a CDS encoding SDR family oxidoreductase, which translates into the protein MKTTEHTILITGGTSGLGLGLAQRLQAEGNSVIVAGRRRELLAQIERDNPGITGVELDVSDPESIERVSRELIATRPELDVVITMAGIMEPEDLHTPAFLETAERIVTTNLLGTIRTVAAFTEHLQSKPDAAVMTVSSGLAFVPLAQTPTYSATKAAVHSFTEILRVQLADTSVEVLELVPPAVATTLMGQDEDTTGRAMPVDEYLDEVMQLLRDGAARGERGGEVLVERVKFLRNAAVEGRYDQVLGMLAASH
- a CDS encoding ABC transporter permease, which translates into the protein MNWILENSGTLLDETLVHLELSIPPVILSFILSVPIGWVANRFRWSRAVLLTVAGLFYAIPSLPLLLVLPTLIGTSLASPVNLVIALTLYGMALMVRSTADALAEVDADVRQSATAVGFSAWQRFWQVEFPLAGPVLLAGLRVVVVSTVSLVTIGGVLGINGLGLAFTDGLQRSIIAEIVAGIVLVVVIALVLDGLLVLLGRALMPWQRSTREPSKRALRKVVAVS
- a CDS encoding App1 family protein, whose translation is MLGSRKTSGPNGAIAGGVEPMLHRAARMEDAVHAFRERNARRRGLIPTIVPYSGYGGPGWIRILCRVLLTKEGERRSNGHTHVRGWRSFTSVPIDAVVVEAVIDGVTHHVTADRGGVVDARVEVDLQPGWHSVTLRTEGSLDVEAPVFVIDPDVRFGIISDIDDTVMVTALPRPLLAAWNTFVLDEHARRPVPGMAVLYERLRATHAGCPVIYLSTGAWNVAPTLSRFLNRNFYPQGPLLLTDWGPTHDRWFRSGRLHKEQSLRRLAAEFPGMKWLLVGDDGQHDEELYGGFLRDHPENVEAVAIRQLSTSEAVFAGGRSRGEENERTTNVPWLYAPDGAGLWDQLVEKGLAEESGL